The following proteins are encoded in a genomic region of Limanda limanda chromosome 22, fLimLim1.1, whole genome shotgun sequence:
- the nelfa gene encoding negative elongation factor A, whose protein sequence is MASMKDSDTGLWLHNKLGSTDELWTPPSIASLLTVSVIDNIRLCFSSLSPPVKLKLLLGMLHLPRRTVDEMKEALSEIIQLATVDSEPWVLMVADILKSFPETGSLNLDLEEQNPNVQDILGELREKVSECEASAMLPLECQYLNKSALTTLVGPLTPPVKHFQLKRKPKSATLRAELLQKSTETAQQLKKTAGVPFHAKGRGLVKKIDTTTPLKGIPKAPFRSPTAPSMFSPPSNRTPVAPARTPLRKERGVKLLDISELDVVGAGREAKRRRKTLETEAGEKAAKEEAVVENTTPDYAAGLGSAQKLGALNENPLPSTSYMPATPSMVPSSSYIPSSEAQPANAGGSGRDTLQSARQPEESATAGAGATPTLPGQYKQRTPMYNASTTANPATPTSPSTPASTPASNGPPAAATASQPETPTQPPSTPQTPTPAPTPTPAAPQPKKNLSLTRDQMYAAQEMFKTANKVTRPEKALILGFMAGSRENPCPEQGDIIQIKLSEHTEVLPKADGTGSTTMLVDTVFEMNYSTGQWTRLKKYKPITNTS, encoded by the exons ATGGCGTCGATGAAGGACAGCGACACCGGCCTGTGGCTTCACAACAAGCTGGGCTCCACGGACGAGCTGTGGACGCCGCCGAGCATCGCCTCCCTTCTCACCGTGTCGGTCATCGACAACATCCGCCTGTGCTTCTCCAGCCTGTCGCCGCCggtgaagctgaagctgctgctcgGGATGCTGCACCTCCCCCGGCGGACCGTGGACGAG ATGAAGGAGGCCCTGTCGGAGATCATCCAGCTGGCCACCGTGGACTCGGAGCCGTGGGTCCTGATGGTCGCTGACATCCTCAAGTCCTTCCCCGAGACCGGCTCGCTCAACCTGGACCTGGAGGAGCAGAATCCTAATGTGCAGGACATCCTCGGCGAGCTCAGGGAGaaag tgagtgagtgtgaggcGTCGGCCATGCTTCCTCTGGAGTGCCAGTACCTGAACAAGAGTGCGTTGACCACCCTGGTCGGACCCCTCACACCCCCCGTCAAACATTTCCAGCTGAAGAGGAAGCCGAAGAGTGCAACCCTCAGAGCTGAGCTGCTACAGAAAT CCACGGAAACAGCCCAACAGCTGAAGAAGACAGCCGGAGTGCCTTTTCACGCTAAAGGGAGAGGACTGGTCAAAAAGATTGACACTACAA CTCCTCTCAAGGGAATCCCCAAGGCTCCGTTCCGCAGCCCCACTGCTCCCAGTATGTTCAGCCCTCCCAGTAACCGCACACCAGTAGCGCCTGCACGGACACCCCTGCGCAAGGAGAGGGGGGTCAAG CTGTTAGATATTTCCGAGCTGGACGTGGTCGGAGCTGGAAGAGAAGctaagaggagaagaaagacttTGG AAACGGAGGCCGGAGAGAAAGCAGCCAAAGAAGAAGCTGTGGTGGAGAACACCACACCGGACTATGCTGCCGGCCTCGGCTCCGCACAA aaacTCGGGGCACTTAACGAGAATCCTCTGCCGTCAACCAGTTACATGCCGGCCACCCCCAGCATGGTTCCCTCTTCCTCTTACATTCCCAGCTCCGAGGCTCAGCCAG CGAACGCCGGCGGCTCGGGTCGAGACACGCTGCAGTCGGCTCGCCAACCGGAGGAGTCGGCAACGGCGGGCGCCGGCGCCACCCCCACCTTACCGGGCCAGTACAAACAGAGGACGCCGATGTACAACGCCAGCACCACGGCTAACCCGGCCACGCCCACGTCCCCCAGCACGCCGGCGTCCACCCCCGCCAGCAACGGGCCCCCAGCCGCTGCCACTGCCAGCCAACCGGAGACCCCCACCCAGCCTCCCAGCACGCCGCAGACGCCCACCCCAGCACCCACCCCTACACCAGCAGCGCCCCAGCCCAAAAAGAATCTCTCACTCACG AGGGACCAGATGTACGCGGCCCAGGAGATGTTCAAGACGGCCAACAAGGTCACCAGACCCGAGAAGGCCCTGATCCTGGGCTTCATGGCCGGATCCAGAG AGAACCCGTGCCCGGAGCAGGGGGACATCATCCAGATCAAGCTGAGCGAACACACGGAGGTTCTGCCCAAAGCCGACGGCACCGGCAGCACCACCATGCTGGTGGACACGGTCTTCGAAATGAACTACTCCACAGGACAGTGGACCCGCCTCAAGAAATACAAACCCATCACCAACACCTCCTGA
- the nicol1 gene encoding neuropeptide-like protein C4orf48 homolog: protein MLVSVLLKVIDRRSSIMTSRCSLHAAVLMLMLMLQLVCVPAAAEETGTVIPAESRPCVDCHAFEFMQRALQDLKKTAFNLDARTETLVLRAERRALCDCMPTNSLR from the exons ATGCTCGTGTCCGTGTTGTTAAAGGTGATCGACCGTCGCAGCAGCATCATGACGTCCAGATGTTCCCTGCATGCAGcggtgctgatgctgatgctgatgctgcagctcgTCTGTGTCCCTGCAGCCGCGGAGGAGACTGGTACCGTCATCCCGGCAGAGA GTCGCCCGTGTGTGGACTGTCATGCCTTTGAGTTCATGCAGAGGGCGCTGCAGGATCTCAAGAAGACGGCCTTCAACCTTGATGCCAGG ACGGAGACGCTGGTGCTGAGAGCGGAGAGGAGGGCTCTGTGCGACTGTATGCCCACCAACTCGCTGCGCTGA